In Elusimicrobium sp. An273, a genomic segment contains:
- a CDS encoding Mrp/NBP35 family ATP-binding protein produces the protein MSETCNHDCSSCSANCSSRNPGEMPKDKPHLRSRIKHVIGVVSGKGGVGKSFVTSLLAVEMTRRGYSCGILDADITGPSIPKMFGMHERATGDQDGIYPVKSQQGIQVMSLNLLLEKETDPVIWRGALITGTVRQFWTDVVWEDVDYLFIDMPPGTGDVTLTVFQSLPVDGIVIVSSPQELVQMIVGKAVKMAQMMKVPVLGLVENMSYLKCPDCGKEIEVFGKSRAEEMGKEFNISPVMRLPLNPAVAQAADEGRIEFVREDAVGPLLDKLAAL, from the coding sequence ATGAGCGAAACTTGCAACCACGATTGCAGCTCCTGCAGTGCCAACTGCTCCAGCCGCAACCCGGGCGAAATGCCCAAAGACAAACCCCACTTGAGAAGCCGCATCAAACACGTCATCGGCGTGGTAAGCGGCAAAGGCGGGGTGGGAAAATCTTTTGTAACCAGCCTGCTGGCGGTGGAAATGACGCGCCGCGGCTATTCGTGCGGCATTTTGGACGCCGACATTACCGGCCCGTCCATCCCCAAAATGTTCGGCATGCACGAGCGCGCCACCGGCGACCAAGACGGTATTTACCCCGTCAAAAGCCAGCAGGGCATACAGGTAATGTCTTTAAACCTGCTGTTGGAAAAAGAGACCGATCCCGTCATTTGGCGCGGCGCCTTGATTACCGGGACGGTGCGCCAATTTTGGACGGACGTGGTGTGGGAGGACGTGGACTATTTGTTTATTGATATGCCGCCCGGCACCGGGGACGTAACGCTGACGGTATTCCAATCGCTGCCGGTGGACGGAATTGTGATTGTGTCCTCCCCACAGGAGCTGGTGCAGATGATTGTGGGCAAAGCGGTGAAAATGGCTCAAATGATGAAGGTGCCGGTGTTGGGCCTGGTGGAAAACATGAGCTACTTAAAATGCCCGGACTGCGGAAAAGAAATTGAGGTGTTTGGCAAAAGCCGTGCGGAAGAAATGGGAAAAGAATTTAACATTTCTCCCGTTATGCGCTTGCCGCTTAATCCGGCGGTGGCGCAGGCGGCGGACGAAGGACGCATCGAATTTGTGCGCGAGGACGCCGTTGGCCCGCTGTTAGATAAGCTGGCCGCACTGTAA
- a CDS encoding GDYXXLXY domain-containing protein: MRGKIFLAAAGVLAVLLGGYAWRTQTARQQAPAVYFKMAPVDPRAMLSGDYMELFYDLERSPENWKNGQAVVFYAAENGVVQTAPTEREVKVFPFEKRLRLPHQFYFQEGTGTKYEGAAYAKMRQLPGGRFLIEALTDEKFNEIH, encoded by the coding sequence ATGCGCGGTAAAATCTTTTTGGCGGCGGCAGGGGTGCTGGCCGTTTTGCTGGGCGGCTACGCGTGGCGTACGCAGACCGCGCGGCAACAGGCGCCCGCCGTGTATTTTAAAATGGCGCCCGTGGATCCGCGGGCGATGTTAAGCGGGGATTATATGGAGCTTTTTTACGATTTGGAAAGATCCCCGGAGAATTGGAAAAACGGTCAAGCCGTTGTGTTCTACGCGGCGGAAAACGGCGTAGTGCAAACTGCCCCGACGGAGCGGGAAGTAAAGGTTTTCCCTTTTGAAAAACGCCTGCGCCTGCCGCACCAATTTTATTTTCAGGAAGGCACCGGCACAAAATACGAAGGGGCGGCCTATGCCAAAATGCGCCAGCTGCCGGGCGGACGGTTTTTAATAGAAGCGTTGACGGACGAAAAATTTAACGAAATTCACTAG
- a CDS encoding DUF4401 domain-containing protein produces MTNTETKLPFMVSALVAVGAWLSCLIGILLMGWPSFLRAGVWILLLAVVWTYAAGRTRGVAGAFWTQAALAFSLCGKGMVIFGLVMLWHLSAGQAFWLVLGITLAGYPVFTQKIDRAVMSFASAMALLIWVFQARTVTWPWLESFSVLLFVGAYLLFFVPGEKVRPVAWGLLPACLAAFGLAWMGGNVATLPFNTLFLALCLCGVYAWRAGKDFNVWLAVLMVVLAYLTNVGTVMGGALLALAFSRNRLSLKIAGVAVFALSLVWLYYHMHTTLLVKSFYLWVAGIILLSVYAWQRRRGAYAR; encoded by the coding sequence GTGACTAATACGGAAACGAAACTTCCTTTTATGGTGTCGGCCTTGGTGGCCGTCGGGGCGTGGCTGTCCTGCTTGATTGGGATTTTGCTGATGGGTTGGCCCTCCTTTTTGCGTGCGGGGGTGTGGATTCTCCTGCTGGCGGTGGTGTGGACGTATGCGGCCGGGCGCACGCGCGGCGTGGCCGGGGCGTTTTGGACGCAGGCGGCGCTGGCGTTTTCGCTTTGCGGGAAAGGAATGGTTATTTTTGGGCTGGTCATGCTGTGGCACTTAAGCGCCGGGCAGGCGTTCTGGCTGGTGTTGGGAATCACACTGGCGGGGTACCCGGTTTTTACGCAAAAAATAGATCGCGCCGTGATGAGCTTTGCCAGTGCGATGGCTCTTTTAATATGGGTGTTCCAAGCGCGCACCGTAACGTGGCCGTGGCTGGAAAGCTTTAGCGTGCTGCTTTTTGTGGGGGCGTATTTATTGTTTTTCGTTCCCGGTGAAAAAGTGCGCCCGGTGGCGTGGGGGTTGCTGCCGGCGTGTCTGGCGGCGTTTGGACTTGCGTGGATGGGCGGAAATGTGGCGACGCTTCCGTTTAATACGCTTTTTTTGGCCCTGTGTTTGTGCGGCGTGTATGCGTGGCGCGCGGGGAAGGATTTTAATGTCTGGCTGGCGGTGCTGATGGTGGTGCTTGCTTATTTGACAAACGTCGGTACGGTAATGGGCGGGGCGCTGTTGGCATTGGCGTTTAGCCGGAACCGGCTGAGCTTAAAAATAGCCGGGGTGGCGGTGTTTGCGCTGTCGCTCGTGTGGTTGTACTATCATATGCACACGACGCTGTTGGTAAAGAGTTTCTACCTGTGGGTGGCGGGAATTATCCTGCTTTCGGTGTACGCCTGGCAGAGAAGAAGGGGGGCTTATGCGCGGTAA
- a CDS encoding DUF2157 domain-containing protein, whose amino-acid sequence MTKKQGALNALSTDLVAVVPAWVGPLCGLTGAALFLAGTVCFVAYNWAAWGVLSKFALPLVGLLVCAAGAYFAGLQHNAGKVLSFACGLFVGLFWVVYGQVYQTGAFVYEFCLAWAVSLLPLAVLAGNRWLWLLWAAACNGYILSRWSLWMTSEYMWILILFNTLCFAASEWAARRRGESGWFSLFFLAAALWFSLLDGLGSGWMLHFWSSLGLMALLGLYAWRFGRGAAQLGFCALALDVLLAEEVISSLNLGDGILTVLVVMALFIGSGWAVYALTRGEVRCD is encoded by the coding sequence ATGACTAAAAAACAAGGGGCTTTGAACGCCCTTTCAACCGATTTGGTTGCTGTAGTTCCCGCCTGGGTGGGCCCGCTGTGCGGGCTGACGGGGGCGGCGCTTTTTTTGGCGGGCACGGTATGCTTTGTGGCGTACAACTGGGCCGCGTGGGGAGTGCTTTCTAAATTCGCGCTGCCGCTTGTCGGGCTGCTGGTCTGTGCGGCGGGGGCGTATTTCGCCGGGTTGCAACATAACGCCGGCAAAGTGCTCAGCTTTGCGTGCGGCCTGTTTGTGGGGCTGTTTTGGGTTGTGTACGGACAGGTGTATCAGACGGGGGCCTTTGTATATGAGTTTTGCCTGGCCTGGGCCGTCAGTCTGTTGCCGCTTGCTGTGCTGGCGGGGAACCGCTGGCTGTGGCTGTTGTGGGCGGCGGCGTGTAACGGGTATATCCTCTCGCGCTGGAGCTTGTGGATGACGTCCGAGTATATGTGGATCTTAATTTTATTTAATACGCTTTGCTTTGCCGCCAGCGAGTGGGCCGCGCGGCGCCGCGGAGAAAGCGGTTGGTTTTCACTCTTCTTTTTGGCGGCGGCGCTGTGGTTTAGCCTGCTTGACGGCCTGGGGAGCGGGTGGATGTTGCACTTTTGGAGCAGTCTGGGGCTGATGGCGCTTTTGGGTTTGTATGCGTGGCGTTTTGGCCGCGGGGCGGCGCAGCTTGGGTTTTGCGCGCTGGCGTTGGACGTGTTGCTGGCGGAGGAGGTCATTTCTTCGTTAAATCTGGGGGACGGTATTTTGACGGTGCTGGTGGTAATGGCGCTGTTTATCGGCAGCGGATGGGCGGTATATGCCCTCACCCGCGGGGAGGTGCGCTGTGACTAA
- a CDS encoding alpha/beta hydrolase, whose amino-acid sequence MIWVLLFAVLAGVWYGLSRLGAHIVFRPQKKRWPLTLPFQNAAFDAPDGTPVTGVYLPAQAGRPTLLFFHGRGGNVSHFEKFAQVYASKGYGIFMFDYRGFGLSKGRPSQKHMFEDALAAARYLMNTLHIRPQEIVLYGHSLGNAPALFAAQTLGKLPFKALILQSPFLSTPDMAVCLWKHVYEPASFFYRATKVFVTPFLWFNRFENTLPAGQIKLPALVCMSRADATIPWKMSAHLADYIPHTKRFLSEHGGHDEFDWAADAADAFLKNLS is encoded by the coding sequence ATGATTTGGGTACTTCTTTTCGCCGTATTGGCAGGGGTGTGGTATGGCCTTTCCCGGTTGGGGGCCCATATCGTGTTCCGCCCGCAAAAAAAGCGCTGGCCGCTGACGCTTCCTTTTCAAAATGCCGCGTTTGACGCGCCGGACGGCACCCCTGTTACCGGCGTGTATCTGCCCGCACAAGCGGGCCGCCCCACGTTGCTTTTTTTCCACGGACGGGGCGGCAACGTTTCGCATTTTGAAAAATTCGCCCAGGTATATGCTTCCAAAGGCTACGGCATTTTTATGTTTGACTACCGCGGGTTTGGCCTGTCCAAGGGGCGCCCTTCCCAAAAACATATGTTTGAAGACGCCTTGGCCGCCGCGCGCTATCTGATGAATACCCTGCATATCCGTCCGCAGGAAATTGTGCTCTACGGCCATTCGCTGGGGAATGCGCCGGCCCTGTTTGCGGCCCAAACGCTGGGGAAATTGCCTTTTAAGGCACTCATTTTGCAAAGCCCTTTTTTAAGTACGCCGGATATGGCCGTCTGCCTGTGGAAACACGTTTACGAGCCGGCTTCTTTCTTCTACCGCGCCACCAAAGTGTTCGTTACGCCGTTTCTTTGGTTCAACCGTTTTGAGAACACGCTTCCGGCCGGGCAAATCAAACTGCCTGCTCTTGTGTGCATGAGCCGTGCAGACGCCACTATTCCCTGGAAAATGAGCGCGCACCTGGCAGATTATATTCCGCATACCAAACGATTCCTGTCTGAACACGGCGGGCACGACGAATTTGACTGGGCCGCCGACGCGGCAGATGCTTTTCTTAAAAATCTTTCGTAA
- a CDS encoding alpha/beta hydrolase, with product MRKLLPFFLLLLLIAAWAVFFDRATDHFIFEPSRQIYSLQTPFEEVSFPAKDETPLYALYHKADPGKPTLLFFHGNKYNIYSFQDFALPYTQKGYGLFIFDYRGYGKSAGRATETHMYEDAESALFYLTLKQNVHPKDIVLWGVALGASPALYVAAHYNKLPFLGVILQSPFTNITEMGFYMLAQKYDETPAATILPLFLKPILWNKDFNNTQMIENVRAPLLIGASQMDRTIPWTMSRALAVKAPAGTRKFFPSLGAHHNPEWMEEEALAFLNQLETKTPDAR from the coding sequence ATGCGTAAACTTCTTCCTTTCTTTCTGCTACTTTTGTTAATTGCCGCCTGGGCAGTATTTTTTGACCGGGCCACCGATCATTTTATTTTTGAACCTTCCCGCCAAATTTATTCCCTGCAGACGCCGTTTGAGGAAGTTTCGTTCCCCGCAAAAGACGAAACCCCCTTATATGCCCTTTACCACAAGGCCGATCCGGGCAAGCCGACGCTGCTGTTTTTTCACGGCAACAAATACAATATATATAGTTTTCAGGACTTTGCCCTGCCGTATACGCAAAAAGGCTATGGCCTGTTTATTTTTGACTACCGCGGTTACGGCAAAAGCGCCGGCAGAGCCACCGAAACGCATATGTACGAGGATGCCGAATCCGCCTTGTTTTATTTGACGCTTAAGCAAAACGTGCATCCGAAAGACATCGTGCTGTGGGGCGTGGCGCTGGGGGCTTCCCCTGCCTTATATGTGGCCGCCCACTACAACAAACTGCCTTTTTTAGGGGTGATTTTGCAAAGCCCCTTTACTAATATCACGGAGATGGGGTTTTATATGCTTGCGCAAAAGTATGACGAAACCCCGGCCGCCACGATTCTCCCGCTCTTTTTAAAACCGATTCTGTGGAATAAAGATTTTAACAACACCCAAATGATAGAAAACGTTCGCGCCCCCCTGCTGATCGGGGCCTCGCAAATGGACAGAACCATTCCTTGGACTATGAGCCGCGCCTTGGCGGTCAAAGCGCCCGCCGGCACCCGAAAGTTTTTCCCGTCTTTGGGCGCGCACCACAACCCCGAATGGATGGAAGAAGAGGCCCTTGCTTTTTTAAACCAGCTGGAAACAAAAACGCCCGACGCCCGCTAA
- a CDS encoding MarR family winged helix-turn-helix transcriptional regulator, whose protein sequence is MQRTLSLLSKISNAGNSFITAKLRERHYGQLAPSHGDILILLYKYKKITMQEIAAKIFRTKATVTVLVNKLEKMDFLKREKSPADSRITYISLSEKGIKFKAVFDEISKELNQMLYQNFTAGQIERLDHTLEKMLKNTSGHSPKNRERSRSDKQAYKNTKRHCSF, encoded by the coding sequence ATGCAACGAACGCTCTCCCTTCTGTCAAAAATTTCCAATGCGGGCAATTCATTTATTACAGCCAAACTACGAGAACGCCATTATGGCCAGCTGGCGCCCTCTCACGGGGATATTTTAATACTGTTGTACAAATATAAAAAAATTACGATGCAAGAGATTGCCGCCAAAATTTTCAGAACCAAAGCAACGGTGACGGTGTTAGTCAATAAACTGGAAAAAATGGATTTTCTAAAAAGAGAAAAAAGCCCAGCAGACAGCCGAATTACCTATATCAGCTTATCGGAAAAAGGAATAAAATTTAAAGCCGTATTTGACGAAATATCCAAAGAATTAAACCAAATGCTGTATCAAAATTTTACGGCAGGCCAAATCGAACGGCTGGATCATACGTTAGAAAAGATGTTAAAAAACACCTCCGGTCATTCTCCAAAAAATCGTGAACGGAGCCGTTCCGATAAACAGGCGTATAAGAATACAAAACGGCATTGCTCTTTTTGA
- a CDS encoding ester cyclase, whose product MNTEQNKNAMKKFETMINTADLNLANELISANAQFITPVSPTPLIGGEGYLSVVHFLRSGFSNVQWKAEEMVAEKNIVAVSWMCTGTHDGEFLGIKPTHKTFSARFMNFYYFNEDGKIINDVAAEGMIAIMKAIGAF is encoded by the coding sequence ATGAATACGGAGCAGAATAAAAATGCAATGAAAAAATTTGAAACAATGATTAATACGGCCGATTTAAATTTGGCTAACGAATTAATCAGCGCAAACGCCCAATTTATTACGCCGGTTTCTCCGACGCCGCTGATTGGCGGAGAAGGCTATTTGTCCGTCGTTCATTTTTTACGTTCCGGTTTTTCCAACGTACAATGGAAGGCGGAAGAAATGGTGGCAGAAAAAAATATCGTGGCCGTAAGCTGGATGTGCACCGGCACGCACGACGGTGAATTTCTGGGAATCAAACCCACGCACAAAACCTTCTCCGCCCGTTTTATGAATTTTTACTATTTTAATGAAGACGGAAAAATCATAAATGATGTCGCCGCGGAAGGGATGATTGCCATTATGAAAGCCATTGGCGCCTTTTAA
- the fmt gene encoding methionyl-tRNA formyltransferase yields the protein MNKLKTIFFGTPALSVPYLDLFHQLTDVQLVVTQADKPRGRGMEISPCPVKKRALELGLPVLSPEKLKDAFSQIAALPFDLGLAVAYGKIFRPDFLALPKLGILNVHFSLLPHLRGAAPVQQALIQGYTQTGISIFWIRPGMDDGPLFLQKEIAILPQDNAQTLFEKLIPLGLSGLQTALEQIAQGHLVQTPQQGEPTLAPMLQKEDALLRPAELSAQSLHNRVRGLACGPKPKVPFTHNGKTEWLQLVKTEISSSPAPQTADPGTVLCIERNRGILVKCKEGSIWFNEVHPAGKKPMAAEAFANGRGLKPGDGAFKE from the coding sequence ATGAACAAACTGAAAACCATTTTTTTTGGAACGCCCGCTCTTTCGGTTCCGTATTTAGATTTATTTCATCAGCTGACGGATGTTCAGCTCGTCGTTACCCAGGCCGACAAACCCCGCGGCCGCGGAATGGAAATTTCGCCCTGTCCCGTCAAGAAACGCGCCCTGGAACTGGGCCTGCCGGTACTGTCTCCCGAAAAACTGAAAGACGCTTTTTCTCAAATTGCCGCCCTCCCTTTTGATTTGGGGTTGGCCGTAGCATACGGAAAAATTTTCCGGCCCGACTTTTTGGCTCTTCCCAAACTGGGCATTTTAAATGTTCACTTTTCCCTTTTGCCGCACCTGCGCGGCGCGGCCCCCGTGCAGCAGGCGCTGATTCAAGGATATACCCAAACGGGCATTTCCATTTTTTGGATCCGCCCCGGCATGGACGACGGCCCCCTCTTTCTGCAAAAAGAAATCGCCATCCTGCCGCAGGATAACGCGCAAACCCTGTTTGAAAAATTAATCCCGCTGGGGCTTTCGGGCCTGCAAACGGCACTGGAACAAATTGCCCAAGGCCATCTGGTTCAAACCCCGCAACAAGGCGAGCCGACCTTGGCGCCCATGCTGCAAAAGGAAGACGCCCTGCTCCGCCCCGCGGAGCTTTCCGCCCAATCCCTGCACAACCGCGTGCGCGGCCTGGCCTGCGGCCCCAAACCCAAAGTTCCGTTTACCCACAACGGCAAGACGGAATGGCTGCAGCTCGTAAAAACGGAAATTTCCTCTTCGCCTGCCCCGCAAACGGCCGATCCCGGCACGGTGCTTTGCATTGAAAGAAACCGCGGAATTTTAGTAAAATGTAAAGAAGGAAGTATATGGTTTAACGAAGTACACCCCGCCGGTAAAAAGCCGATGGCGGCCGAGGCTTTTGCCAACGGCCGCGGATTAAAACCGGGCGACGGAGCGTTTAAAGAATAA
- a CDS encoding PASTA domain-containing protein, which yields MPANNDQNFEDFLNKAKSSSRTKWVVVGLIVLFFAALIFVSIDWVFGALVHTRKEVSVPDITKKSITQALNMLATNNLAMKQAGVEFAQDVPPGSILRQIPSAGSTVREGRVIRVWISQGDEMVFVPNTVGSDLRSAQLAVRQAGLLVDKVDNAYSLTYEKGLIVAQNPKPDSMVQKGEKVSLVLSNGAPPASVVLVPNFKSKKLAEATLWASSQNINLIIKEDANSVFPNGTIAEQRPEADSQIAPGTNLEVIVSRRETADNEKSYHLHYEMPQGKNASRVRVVVEDATGEMEIMNETKQPGSKIDLEIPYTDRAAVRVFVDGILVREREVE from the coding sequence ATGCCTGCTAACAACGACCAAAATTTTGAAGACTTTTTAAACAAAGCCAAATCCTCTTCCCGCACCAAGTGGGTGGTGGTGGGCTTAATCGTTTTGTTTTTTGCCGCGCTTATTTTTGTATCCATAGACTGGGTCTTCGGCGCGCTGGTGCACACCCGCAAAGAAGTTTCCGTGCCGGACATTACAAAAAAATCCATTACCCAAGCGTTAAATATGCTGGCCACCAACAATTTGGCCATGAAACAAGCCGGGGTGGAGTTTGCCCAAGATGTACCGCCCGGTTCCATTTTGCGCCAAATTCCGTCCGCCGGGTCTACCGTGCGGGAAGGGCGCGTCATCCGCGTGTGGATCAGCCAAGGGGACGAAATGGTCTTTGTGCCCAACACCGTGGGCTCCGATTTAAGAAGCGCCCAACTGGCCGTGCGCCAAGCGGGCCTGTTGGTGGACAAAGTGGACAACGCCTACTCGCTGACCTATGAAAAAGGCCTCATCGTGGCGCAAAACCCCAAGCCCGACAGCATGGTGCAAAAAGGCGAAAAAGTATCCCTCGTCCTTTCCAACGGCGCTCCGCCCGCCAGCGTGGTGCTGGTGCCCAATTTCAAAAGCAAAAAACTGGCCGAAGCCACCTTGTGGGCCAGCTCGCAGAACATTAATTTAATCATTAAAGAAGACGCCAACTCCGTCTTCCCCAACGGAACGATTGCGGAGCAGCGCCCGGAGGCGGACAGCCAAATCGCACCCGGAACCAATTTAGAAGTAATCGTCAGCCGCCGCGAAACGGCAGATAATGAAAAGAGCTATCATCTGCACTACGAAATGCCGCAAGGCAAAAATGCCAGCCGCGTGCGCGTAGTGGTGGAAGACGCCACGGGCGAAATGGAAATTATGAACGAAACCAAGCAGCCCGGCTCCAAGATTGACTTGGAAATCCCCTATACAGACCGCGCCGCCGTACGGGTGTTTGTAGACGGTATTTTAGTGCGCGAACGGGAAGTGGAATGA
- the rpe gene encoding ribulose-phosphate 3-epimerase: MMTPSKMPAANGKISVAPSILSADLWRLGEEVQKVQKAGADWLHIDVMDGHFVPNLSFGPSVVSSLKGKTDLPLDVHLMVEEPMLFVEPFANAGADLLTVHIEAKDEIPAVLEVIKKLGIKAGVSIKPNTDPGVLEPLLDGLDLILVMSVYPGFGGQIFLPESEGQIKRVRDLIVRSGRNIWLEVDGGINPQTAPLAVQAGADALVAGSAIFKAADPVLALKQIRQAAPDI, encoded by the coding sequence ATGATGACCCCTTCCAAAATGCCTGCCGCAAATGGTAAAATATCTGTTGCGCCTTCTATCTTGTCGGCCGACTTGTGGCGGCTGGGCGAAGAAGTCCAGAAGGTGCAAAAAGCCGGCGCCGACTGGCTGCATATAGACGTGATGGACGGGCATTTTGTGCCGAACTTAAGTTTTGGGCCGTCCGTTGTCAGTTCTTTGAAAGGGAAAACCGATTTACCGTTAGACGTACATTTGATGGTGGAAGAACCGATGCTTTTTGTGGAGCCTTTTGCAAACGCCGGGGCCGACTTGCTGACCGTGCACATTGAAGCAAAAGACGAAATCCCGGCGGTGCTGGAAGTGATTAAAAAGCTGGGCATCAAAGCAGGCGTTTCCATCAAACCCAATACGGATCCGGGCGTTTTGGAGCCGTTGTTGGACGGATTGGATTTAATTTTAGTAATGAGCGTGTACCCGGGCTTCGGCGGGCAGATTTTTCTGCCGGAAAGCGAAGGCCAAATCAAGCGGGTACGCGATTTAATCGTGCGCTCCGGCCGGAACATTTGGCTGGAAGTGGACGGCGGCATCAACCCGCAAACCGCCCCCTTGGCCGTACAGGCCGGGGCCGATGCGCTGGTGGCCGGCAGTGCAATTTTTAAAGCCGCGGACCCTGTATTGGCCCTCAAGCAAATCAGACAGGCGGCCCCGGACATTTAA
- the rpsP gene encoding 30S ribosomal protein S16 has protein sequence MAVVIRLQRVGKKSQPQYRVVAIEKSAAVGKEAKEVLGQYHPCNPNVAEQVKLNMPRVEYWMKVGAKPSETVASLIKKASAK, from the coding sequence ATGGCAGTAGTTATCAGATTACAAAGAGTGGGCAAAAAATCCCAGCCCCAATACAGAGTGGTAGCGATTGAAAAATCCGCCGCGGTGGGCAAGGAAGCCAAAGAAGTGTTGGGCCAGTATCACCCCTGCAACCCGAATGTGGCCGAACAAGTAAAATTGAATATGCCCAGAGTGGAATATTGGATGAAAGTAGGCGCCAAGCCTTCTGAAACCGTCGCCAGCTTGATCAAAAAAGCCAGCGCCAAATAA
- a CDS encoding KH domain-containing protein, with protein sequence MKELATLLLKSLSSAPENVVVEERVEQNKVYLSTKVDAADKGKVIGKDGCIIKAVRTVLSAAAAKQDKKVTLKLED encoded by the coding sequence ATGAAAGAACTTGCCACGCTGCTTTTAAAATCGCTTTCCTCCGCTCCCGAAAATGTGGTAGTGGAAGAAAGAGTAGAGCAGAATAAAGTTTATCTGTCCACCAAGGTGGACGCCGCCGACAAAGGTAAAGTGATTGGGAAAGACGGCTGTATTATTAAGGCAGTACGCACGGTGTTAAGTGCCGCGGCCGCCAAACAGGACAAAAAAGTTACCTTAAAGTTGGAAGATTAA
- the trmD gene encoding tRNA (guanosine(37)-N1)-methyltransferase TrmD, producing the protein MKIDVITAFEEMIDHTLSHSIVGRARKAGIIKLGTLSPREFAEDKHKTIDDRPYGGGPGMLMKAEPLYQAISKLRKKGSYVILTSPRGQVFNQELAKKLAKKRHLIFVCGHYEGIDARIYPEVDLEVSLGDFILTGGELAACVMIDAITRLRPGTFKKEGVTSSESFEGHLLEAPQYTRPEVWRGRKVPAVLLNGNHKEIEAWKHEQALALTKQLRPDLLENASQKSKKVQKKKIRRK; encoded by the coding sequence ATGAAAATAGACGTTATCACCGCTTTTGAAGAAATGATAGACCATACGCTCTCCCACAGCATTGTGGGGCGGGCGCGAAAAGCGGGGATAATCAAATTGGGAACGCTCAGCCCTCGCGAATTTGCCGAGGACAAGCATAAAACCATTGATGACCGTCCCTACGGCGGCGGCCCGGGAATGCTGATGAAAGCCGAACCGCTTTACCAGGCTATTTCCAAGCTGCGCAAGAAAGGATCGTACGTCATATTAACCAGCCCGCGCGGCCAAGTGTTTAACCAGGAACTGGCTAAAAAACTGGCCAAAAAGCGCCACCTGATTTTTGTGTGCGGGCATTACGAAGGGATAGACGCAAGGATTTATCCCGAGGTGGATTTGGAAGTATCGTTGGGCGATTTTATTCTTACCGGCGGCGAACTTGCGGCCTGCGTAATGATAGACGCCATTACCCGTTTGCGTCCGGGCACTTTCAAGAAAGAAGGCGTAACGTCTTCGGAGTCGTTTGAAGGGCATTTGCTGGAAGCTCCGCAATATACGCGGCCGGAAGTATGGCGCGGGCGGAAAGTGCCGGCGGTGCTTTTGAACGGAAACCATAAAGAAATAGAAGCGTGGAAACACGAACAAGCTTTAGCATTAACCAAACAGTTAAGACCCGATTTGCTTGAAAACGCCTCTCAAAAGTCAAAAAAGGTCCAAAAGAAAAAGATTCGGAGGAAGTAA
- a CDS encoding ribonuclease HII translates to MPTTLQDFDKKQAIRLEANFIVGIDEAGRGPLAGPVVACACFIPPAMASNFTEVNDSKKLSEKKREMLFQKLVGSVPYGIGFASAAEIDRLNILQATFLAMRRAAYKFSNLPDSVALIDGPYPAAGLTMRQTPVVDGDAKSLAIAAASIIAKVTRDHYMNILDRLYPGYGFAGHKGYGTAKHMQALRALGPCREHRRSFAPVGKLLNPSFLP, encoded by the coding sequence ATGCCGACGACACTTCAGGATTTTGATAAAAAACAAGCCATTCGTTTGGAAGCCAATTTTATTGTAGGAATTGACGAAGCGGGCCGCGGCCCGCTGGCGGGCCCGGTGGTAGCGTGCGCCTGCTTTATTCCGCCGGCGATGGCTTCTAATTTTACGGAAGTAAACGACAGTAAAAAACTCTCCGAAAAAAAGCGCGAAATGCTGTTTCAAAAATTAGTCGGTTCCGTACCCTATGGCATTGGTTTTGCCTCCGCGGCGGAAATAGACCGGCTGAACATTCTGCAGGCCACGTTTCTGGCCATGCGCCGCGCCGCTTATAAATTTTCCAACTTGCCCGATTCGGTGGCGTTGATAGACGGCCCCTACCCCGCCGCCGGCCTTACCATGCGCCAAACGCCCGTGGTGGACGGAGACGCCAAATCGCTCGCGATAGCCGCCGCCAGCATTATTGCCAAAGTTACCCGGGATCATTATATGAATATCTTGGACAGGCTCTACCCCGGCTACGGGTTTGCCGGCCACAAAGGCTACGGAACCGCCAAGCACATGCAGGCCCTGCGCGCGCTGGGCCCTTGCCGGGAGCACCGCCGCAGCTTTGCCCCGGTCGGCAAATTACTCAACCCCTCTTTTTTGCCATGA